Proteins from a single region of Sneathiella aquimaris:
- a CDS encoding DEAD/DEAH box helicase gives MIKFTDLALAESLLRAIEIEGYTTPTPIQADVIPAMLAGHDVLGIAQTGTGKTASFVLPLLQKIVEDGQKPGAKKCHTLIMAPTRELAAQIGENIHNYAKFLNVSVAVVVGGVKPKAQIKALASGVDIVVATPGRLLDHMNEGVVGLDQTRSVVLDEADQMLDLGFMPTIRKIISRLPKKRQTVMMSATMPPPIRKLAADFQSNPVEIAVAAVSKPIERIAQSVRHVPAANKRIVLTEILSQDKSGRAIVFTRTKRGADKVSRHLEGAGLTAAAIHGNKSQSQRERALASFRAGRTSILVATDIAARGIDVDDVSLVVNYELPNVPESYVHRIGRTARAGRSGNAISLCDVAEQGCLRDIEKLIGNRLESANDPLPANGAPFAAPDAGSAKFSRPKKTHNRQGPKRGNRKPKGADGNALKTKDRTAGSTEPLAGLNRMLGNTGSRKQNKPSQIGKR, from the coding sequence TTGATAAAGTTTACAGACCTCGCACTTGCCGAGTCTTTACTTCGAGCGATAGAAATCGAAGGTTATACCACTCCTACTCCTATCCAAGCCGATGTCATTCCTGCCATGCTTGCGGGTCATGATGTATTGGGTATAGCGCAGACAGGGACCGGAAAAACCGCTTCTTTTGTTTTACCTCTTCTTCAAAAAATTGTTGAAGATGGACAAAAGCCCGGAGCAAAAAAATGTCACACCTTGATTATGGCGCCTACTCGTGAATTGGCAGCCCAAATCGGTGAGAATATTCATAACTACGCAAAATTCCTGAACGTGTCCGTTGCGGTTGTCGTTGGCGGTGTTAAACCGAAAGCGCAAATCAAGGCGTTGGCGTCTGGTGTCGATATTGTTGTCGCTACACCGGGCCGGTTACTGGACCATATGAACGAAGGGGTTGTTGGGCTTGACCAAACTCGCTCGGTGGTTCTGGATGAAGCGGATCAGATGCTGGATCTGGGCTTTATGCCGACGATCCGAAAAATTATAAGCCGATTGCCGAAAAAACGGCAAACAGTGATGATGTCAGCAACAATGCCGCCGCCAATTCGGAAGCTGGCCGCTGATTTTCAGTCCAATCCTGTCGAAATTGCCGTTGCGGCGGTTTCTAAACCGATTGAACGGATTGCACAATCCGTCCGGCATGTTCCTGCAGCAAACAAACGTATCGTCCTGACCGAGATTCTGTCACAGGATAAAAGCGGACGGGCCATCGTCTTCACGCGGACAAAACGCGGTGCAGACAAGGTCAGTCGCCATCTGGAAGGGGCGGGTCTTACTGCTGCAGCTATTCACGGGAATAAAAGCCAGTCTCAACGGGAACGGGCGCTGGCCTCTTTTCGGGCAGGGCGCACATCAATTCTGGTTGCAACGGATATTGCCGCTCGTGGTATTGACGTGGATGACGTGTCTCTGGTGGTTAATTATGAATTGCCGAACGTTCCTGAATCATACGTCCATCGCATTGGCCGAACAGCGCGTGCAGGTCGGTCAGGCAACGCCATTTCGTTATGTGATGTAGCAGAACAGGGATGTCTGCGTGATATCGAAAAACTGATCGGGAACAGGCTCGAAAGTGCCAATGATCCCTTGCCAGCCAACGGAGCACCCTTTGCAGCTCCTGATGCTGGATCTGCAAAATTCTCTCGTCCCAAAAAGACGCATAATCGTCAAGGGCCGAAACGCGGGAACCGCAAGCCTAAAGGGGCTGATGGGAACGCTTTGAAAACAAAAGATCGCACGGCTGGTTCAACAGAGCCGCTTGCAGGCCTTAATCGTATGCTCGGAAATACCGGGTCGCGAAAACAGAATAAGCCGTCTCAAATCGGTAAAAGATAA
- a CDS encoding cold-shock protein — MATGTVKWFNGTKGYGFIAPSDGSTDVFVHISAVERAGLSGLNEGDSINYDLEVDQARNKSSAINLQVK, encoded by the coding sequence ATGGCTACAGGTACAGTTAAATGGTTCAACGGAACTAAAGGTTATGGTTTTATCGCTCCTAGCGACGGCAGCACAGACGTGTTTGTTCATATCAGTGCAGTAGAACGCGCTGGTCTGAGTGGCCTGAACGAAGGTGACTCAATCAACTACGACCTGGAAGTAGATCAGGCCCGCAATAAATCTTCAGCGATTAATTTGCAGGTAAAATAA
- a CDS encoding MFS transporter: MFRSLSQRAFDALTSEDTGQVDKDISENSYNDQPKNFTIHIMSLSLTKTADGLIDPKLILSWILSSLGAPVYFIGMLVPVREAGALLPQLFIAGFLKSRPKRKYAWVLGSVIQGVCAVGLGLSVLMLEGFSLGVAIIGLLALLAAARSICSVSYKDVLGKTVDRSNRGTATGAASSMAAAFVILYALLVTSGIFDKQSLITLGLFLAGICWISSSLLFSTLTEEESDIESKSSPIDIARENLEYLLQDRQLILFILTRGLLMATALAPPFMIALAINSVTDYAGLGLMLLASSLAGLSSGYIWGRLADRSSRKVLMLSGLFAGCALLATVIFALTGLLETAWIMPVTLYALMISYQGVRLGRSTHLVDMADENRRAPYTALSNTIIGTLLLAGGGFSFVAAAFGEIAVLGIFSGMCFLSMISAYFLMEAQS; encoded by the coding sequence ATGTTCAGATCCCTTTCGCAAAGAGCGTTTGACGCATTAACCTCTGAAGATACCGGGCAGGTTGACAAAGATATTTCAGAAAACTCATATAACGATCAGCCCAAGAATTTTACGATCCATATTATGTCGCTTTCATTAACGAAAACAGCAGATGGATTAATCGACCCCAAGTTGATTTTAAGTTGGATATTGTCATCCCTGGGTGCGCCAGTATATTTCATCGGCATGCTGGTTCCAGTGCGCGAAGCGGGCGCCCTGTTACCACAGCTTTTCATAGCGGGTTTTCTTAAATCTCGCCCCAAACGCAAATATGCGTGGGTCTTGGGCTCGGTTATTCAAGGTGTCTGTGCCGTTGGACTGGGCCTATCTGTTTTGATGCTGGAAGGATTTTCATTGGGCGTCGCCATTATTGGCTTATTGGCGTTACTGGCAGCCGCCCGTAGTATCTGCTCAGTTTCCTATAAAGATGTATTGGGCAAAACAGTGGATCGATCCAATCGAGGAACTGCAACGGGCGCGGCGAGCTCTATGGCCGCTGCATTTGTCATCCTGTACGCGCTACTGGTCACGTCGGGTATATTCGACAAACAGTCTCTGATTACGCTGGGTCTGTTTTTGGCTGGTATTTGCTGGATCAGTTCCAGTCTCCTCTTTTCAACCTTGACCGAGGAAGAAAGTGACATCGAAAGCAAAAGTTCGCCGATCGATATTGCCCGGGAAAATCTGGAGTATCTATTGCAGGATCGCCAGCTTATTCTGTTCATATTGACACGCGGTCTTTTAATGGCCACAGCCCTTGCGCCGCCGTTCATGATTGCCCTGGCAATCAACAGCGTTACCGATTATGCCGGTTTGGGACTGATGCTTCTCGCCTCTTCTCTTGCCGGACTTTCAAGCGGCTACATCTGGGGACGCCTCGCAGATCGCTCCAGCCGGAAAGTCTTGATGCTGTCCGGTCTCTTTGCTGGCTGTGCCTTGCTGGCAACGGTGATCTTCGCGCTTACAGGACTACTGGAAACCGCATGGATTATGCCCGTCACCCTGTATGCGTTGATGATCTCCTATCAGGGCGTGCGTCTGGGACGTTCAACCCATCTGGTGGATATGGCTGATGAAAACAGACGAGCCCCTTATACGGCGCTCTCCAATACCATAATTGGCACATTATTACTGGCTGGGGGTGGTTTTAGTTTCGTGGCCGCCGCGTTCGGTGAAATTGCCGTTCTGGGCATTTTTAGCGGGATGTGCTTTCTGTCGATGATCAGCGCGTATTTTCTCATGGAAGCGCAATCCTGA
- a CDS encoding methyl-accepting chemotaxis protein, with protein sequence MSFGKKLIYLITFLLTGTVLIAGTVSYLQIHSLVSDRLYENEFPAHVRAIRNDIEKKLSVYLTASRGIASNTYVQDWFAAGEPEEGIDDWAEYASSIVEDVNAFSATFASNVTRKYYDQNGFNKAGSDNMKYWFDGFVSSGAPYEMVLDRSESTGNEWKLFTNIRLEVEGKIASVGLGVDAKEIAQYIESFQVGETGQVWLTSGEGVFKLHRDSSLIGNTNISDIEGMEEIAEELLLGTDGQVRISNYDGDKGEMIVGVAWIPTIQSFVFVELPAGEVFGEITNSLLVTLFIVLIILAGAIYAAFRIARQISDPINEITEVVEQLSGGDTEIEVPSQDRTDEIGAIAKSIEIFRNGIIEQREKDKEQRLAEKKANDERAQLEEQSRMEKLQAEEKNREDQRALLSKMAENFETSIGGVVNSVTTVSSKLNVNAETMANTAQNSLNRANEVSSASEVVSQNVQTVSAATEELTASSNEISHQVNQSTNIAREAVAQASQSKESIDTLVMSAQKIGEVVNIITDIAEQTNLLALNATIEAARAGDAGKGFAVVASEVKNLANQTAKATEDIGNQIGGIQSSTKDAASLIENVSTTINQIEEIASSVAAAVEEQTAATKEIARNVDQAAEGTQNVFSSIAGVTEASNEVQNVSTSVLTAVRELDDCSTNLKSEVTKFLEQVRA encoded by the coding sequence ATGTCGTTTGGCAAAAAATTGATTTACCTCATAACCTTCCTTTTGACGGGAACAGTGCTGATTGCGGGAACTGTAAGCTATCTGCAAATCCATTCGCTGGTTTCAGACAGGCTGTACGAAAATGAATTTCCGGCCCATGTCCGTGCTATTCGGAATGATATTGAGAAGAAGCTGAGTGTATATCTGACCGCCTCACGTGGTATTGCGAGCAACACCTATGTTCAGGACTGGTTTGCTGCAGGGGAACCTGAAGAAGGAATCGACGATTGGGCAGAGTATGCCAGCAGTATTGTCGAGGATGTAAACGCCTTTAGTGCCACATTTGCGTCCAATGTTACGCGTAAATATTATGATCAAAATGGGTTTAACAAGGCCGGTTCGGACAATATGAAATATTGGTTCGATGGTTTTGTTTCCAGCGGGGCACCCTACGAAATGGTTCTTGATAGGAGTGAAAGCACCGGGAATGAATGGAAGCTTTTTACCAATATCCGCTTAGAGGTGGAGGGAAAGATTGCGTCCGTCGGTCTTGGTGTCGACGCAAAAGAGATCGCCCAATATATCGAAAGCTTTCAGGTTGGTGAAACCGGGCAGGTCTGGCTGACATCTGGCGAAGGAGTGTTCAAGCTTCATCGCGATAGCAGCTTGATCGGGAATACGAATATTTCTGATATTGAAGGTATGGAAGAAATAGCTGAAGAACTTCTGCTTGGTACAGATGGTCAGGTTAGAATATCCAATTACGACGGTGACAAAGGGGAAATGATTGTGGGTGTTGCCTGGATCCCAACGATCCAGTCTTTTGTTTTTGTGGAATTGCCTGCGGGCGAGGTTTTCGGTGAGATTACAAACTCTCTCCTTGTTACTCTGTTTATTGTCCTGATCATATTGGCTGGCGCTATTTATGCGGCCTTCCGGATTGCCCGGCAAATCTCTGATCCGATCAATGAAATCACGGAAGTGGTCGAACAGTTGTCCGGTGGGGATACTGAAATCGAAGTGCCTTCTCAGGACCGAACGGATGAAATCGGGGCCATTGCCAAGTCCATCGAAATTTTCAGGAACGGTATTATCGAGCAACGGGAAAAAGACAAGGAGCAACGCCTGGCAGAAAAGAAAGCCAATGATGAGCGGGCACAACTTGAAGAACAATCACGGATGGAGAAATTGCAAGCTGAGGAGAAAAACCGGGAAGACCAGCGCGCGCTTCTATCCAAAATGGCAGAAAATTTTGAGACGAGTATTGGCGGCGTTGTCAATTCGGTCACGACAGTTTCCAGCAAGCTGAACGTCAACGCAGAGACCATGGCCAATACGGCCCAAAATTCACTCAATCGGGCCAACGAGGTTTCGAGCGCGTCTGAGGTTGTCTCGCAGAATGTACAGACGGTCTCTGCTGCGACAGAAGAGCTGACCGCCTCCAGTAATGAGATAAGTCATCAGGTCAATCAGTCTACCAATATCGCCCGGGAAGCTGTTGCTCAGGCATCCCAGTCCAAGGAAAGCATAGATACTCTGGTTATGTCGGCACAAAAAATTGGTGAAGTCGTCAATATCATTACAGACATTGCGGAACAGACCAATCTACTGGCTCTTAATGCAACCATTGAGGCTGCGCGGGCCGGTGATGCAGGCAAAGGCTTTGCGGTTGTTGCGAGTGAGGTGAAAAACCTTGCGAACCAAACGGCCAAGGCGACCGAAGATATCGGCAATCAGATCGGTGGTATTCAAAGTTCCACAAAAGACGCTGCCTCACTGATCGAAAATGTTTCGACCACCATCAATCAAATCGAAGAGATTGCATCGTCAGTTGCCGCGGCAGTGGAGGAGCAAACTGCCGCGACGAAAGAAATTGCTCGGAATGTCGATCAGGCAGCGGAAGGAACGCAAAATGTTTTTTCCAGCATTGCGGGTGTTACAGAAGCCTCGAATGAGGTGCAGAATGTTTCCACGTCCGTTCTTACTGCCGTGCGAGAACTGGATGACTGTTCGACAAACCTGAAGTCAGAAGTTACCAAATTTCTAGAGCAGGTCAGAGCGTAG
- a CDS encoding methanogen output domain 1-containing protein: protein MSNSVETASIPLQRESFLLDLLRELSGTLEDVVGIDEAEGYVSLVGQAIGSKIDRDYKDALSLSNLTREQVGEVLLDLKRRIQGDFYIVEETQDYIVFGNRQCPFGDRVLGRPSLCMMTSNVFGHIASENVKYAKVELKETIASGADQCRVVLYFTQNGEDGREYFKRS, encoded by the coding sequence ATGTCAAATTCAGTAGAAACGGCGTCAATACCCTTACAGCGGGAGAGTTTTCTTCTTGACTTACTGAGAGAACTGTCCGGAACACTTGAAGATGTTGTGGGAATTGATGAGGCCGAAGGGTATGTCAGTCTTGTCGGGCAGGCTATCGGTTCGAAAATTGATCGCGACTATAAAGACGCATTGAGTTTATCTAATCTGACAAGAGAGCAGGTTGGCGAAGTTTTACTGGACTTAAAGCGTCGCATACAAGGCGACTTTTATATCGTTGAAGAAACGCAGGACTATATTGTTTTTGGCAATCGTCAATGCCCTTTTGGAGATCGCGTCCTCGGTCGGCCGTCACTGTGTATGATGACATCAAATGTTTTTGGGCATATTGCGTCTGAGAATGTAAAATACGCTAAAGTTGAACTGAAAGAGACGATTGCCAGTGGCGCCGATCAATGCCGTGTTGTCCTTTATTTTACCCAGAATGGCGAAGATGGTCGTGAATATTTTAAACGGTCCTAG
- a CDS encoding PAS domain S-box protein, translating to MISASFDLITHSDKIPSLLLSVEGDILALNPAAKKRFCLQQNQNLVTLFGSGFERFLSFCSGSRDNLFSRQKLKGPDEVMREYRCEGAAIVFGDEKAILLRFKSIERSLAGFSRVNQEHGEFRDKALSEQRLQTVIDAALDIIILSDQTGKIILVNKAIKKIMGYSTEEVVGQNVKMLMPLEFSEKGDPQTSVYDHSKIEQSVGAVREVVARRKDGSQYVANLSVGTSRFVNETYYTCIIHDLSEYKNIELRLQQSQKMEALGKLSGGVAHDFNNLLSVIIGRLEFARENIKEETTDRHIRAALSAADKGAGLIDQLLSFSRQKHLNNEVLNLGTVVQEALEMIGRGLGEHIDISLEIRNGEINAFADAVQLNNALINLATNARDAMPEAGKLSILVEPVVVDGDTEDERVKNGGRYVRIAVTDSGSGMSEDVKKQAVEPFYTTKEVGEGTGLGLSMVHGYVEQSGGFMNIESTIGEGTTVNLYFRGAD from the coding sequence ATGATAAGCGCATCGTTTGACCTGATAACACATTCCGATAAGATCCCCAGTCTTCTGCTCTCCGTCGAAGGAGATATTCTGGCGCTTAATCCGGCAGCAAAGAAGCGGTTCTGCTTGCAACAGAACCAAAATCTTGTGACGCTTTTTGGCAGCGGGTTCGAGCGGTTTTTAAGCTTTTGCTCGGGTAGCCGCGATAACCTGTTTTCTCGGCAAAAGTTGAAAGGCCCTGATGAAGTGATGCGGGAGTATCGTTGCGAAGGGGCTGCGATTGTCTTCGGCGATGAAAAAGCAATATTGCTTCGGTTTAAAAGCATAGAACGAAGCCTTGCAGGTTTCTCTCGTGTAAATCAGGAACATGGTGAGTTTAGAGATAAAGCCCTCTCTGAACAGAGACTGCAAACAGTTATTGATGCCGCACTTGATATTATCATCCTGTCCGATCAAACCGGCAAAATCATTCTGGTGAATAAAGCCATCAAGAAGATAATGGGCTACTCGACCGAAGAAGTTGTTGGTCAAAACGTAAAGATGCTGATGCCACTGGAATTTTCAGAAAAGGGAGATCCACAGACTTCCGTATATGATCATAGTAAGATTGAACAATCGGTTGGGGCGGTGCGAGAGGTTGTTGCCCGCCGAAAAGATGGCAGTCAGTATGTCGCAAATTTATCTGTCGGAACGTCCCGGTTTGTCAACGAGACCTATTACACCTGCATTATTCACGATCTGAGTGAGTATAAAAATATTGAGCTCAGACTCCAGCAATCCCAAAAGATGGAAGCGTTGGGGAAACTCTCGGGTGGGGTGGCCCATGATTTTAATAACCTTTTGTCAGTGATTATCGGGCGATTGGAATTTGCCCGTGAAAATATCAAGGAAGAAACGACAGATCGACATATTCGCGCTGCCTTGAGTGCGGCGGACAAGGGCGCGGGTCTTATCGATCAGCTGTTGTCATTCAGTCGCCAAAAACACCTCAATAATGAGGTTTTAAATCTGGGTACTGTTGTGCAGGAGGCGCTGGAGATGATCGGTCGCGGCCTTGGAGAGCATATTGATATCAGTTTGGAGATCCGCAACGGCGAGATAAATGCATTTGCGGACGCTGTTCAGTTGAATAACGCATTGATTAATCTGGCGACGAACGCCCGGGACGCCATGCCAGAAGCGGGAAAGTTGAGCATTTTGGTAGAACCCGTCGTGGTGGATGGTGATACAGAGGACGAAAGGGTGAAAAATGGCGGGCGATATGTTCGCATTGCTGTTACGGATTCTGGAAGCGGTATGTCTGAAGACGTCAAGAAACAGGCGGTTGAGCCTTTCTACACAACGAAAGAAGTGGGCGAAGGAACTGGATTGGGTCTGTCGATGGTGCATGGTTATGTCGAACAGTCCGGTGGTTTCATGAATATTGAAAGTACCATTGGTGAAGGGACAACTGTTAATCTGTATTTCAGGGGGGCAGACTAA
- a CDS encoding vWA domain-containing protein — MSCGLGAVILVLILLKLQPDDAPIELDPLQEQLEQMQKEDAEIASAISKLLESNKKLDIATEEQISQYNALLAAISATQGKIDEKKNQLETLKEQIRKSPPLKKKDSVQNTNQGEETYLMGLKVEGPRIVFLIDSSASMTDELLLDIIRRKAGSTLDKKKAPKWVRTQRIVKWLANRIPAGSQAVFLTFNEKAVPLGPTTWFSGQNATAVKAVFKQISEVVPTGATNLEAALQAAKSLTPMPTNYYIVTDGLPTTGNSRYKSLNPFSKCTSLFGQSNTISGECRYKLFQHTVKTSGLQSSFPVNIILLPLEGDPGAAPAYWSWTFLSGGLLISPAQEWP; from the coding sequence ATGTCCTGCGGTTTAGGAGCGGTTATTCTCGTTCTTATCCTTCTAAAATTACAGCCAGATGACGCTCCCATTGAGCTTGACCCCCTGCAAGAACAACTGGAACAGATGCAAAAAGAGGATGCCGAGATTGCATCGGCCATTTCCAAGTTACTGGAGAGCAACAAAAAGCTGGATATCGCAACCGAAGAACAAATAAGTCAATATAACGCCCTTCTCGCCGCTATTTCCGCAACACAGGGCAAGATCGATGAAAAGAAAAATCAGCTGGAAACACTGAAGGAACAAATTCGAAAGTCCCCGCCCCTTAAGAAAAAAGATAGTGTACAGAACACCAATCAAGGCGAAGAAACCTACTTGATGGGATTAAAGGTCGAAGGGCCCCGCATTGTCTTTCTGATCGACAGCAGCGCCTCCATGACAGATGAACTTCTGTTGGATATCATTCGGCGAAAAGCCGGGTCTACGCTCGATAAGAAAAAAGCCCCTAAATGGGTGAGAACCCAACGTATTGTAAAATGGCTGGCAAATCGAATTCCGGCCGGATCCCAAGCGGTATTTCTTACTTTTAATGAAAAAGCGGTACCACTGGGTCCTACAACCTGGTTCTCGGGACAAAATGCGACCGCAGTAAAGGCTGTTTTTAAACAGATTTCAGAAGTGGTTCCGACCGGTGCAACAAATCTGGAAGCAGCATTGCAAGCGGCAAAATCACTTACGCCGATGCCAACGAACTATTACATCGTAACAGATGGGCTTCCGACGACCGGTAACTCCCGCTATAAAAGCCTAAATCCCTTTTCCAAATGCACTTCATTGTTCGGGCAATCGAACACGATCTCCGGTGAATGCCGGTATAAACTATTTCAACATACGGTGAAAACCAGTGGGCTGCAGTCCTCGTTCCCGGTGAATATTATTTTATTACCGCTTGAGGGAGATCCTGGCGCCGCTCCCGCATATTGGAGTTGGACATTTTTATCAGGTGGCTTGCTTATCAGCCCGGCGCAGGAATGGCCATGA
- a CDS encoding MotA/TolQ/ExbB proton channel family protein has translation MKNIFTTFLALVFSGIVVHILYVSYIWPEADQALAIAKQAGISAPRDLAVILKDTEQEICFILMLWGFLLIIGKSWQIVNEWHLYSVDLLGNTADPSETLDTKEALKKTLHEIEELSDTVVQTPLIQTLINSIRRYLITNDVHSTSEAITLSVDALAMRQEAENTVIRYIIWAIPSIGFIGTVRGIGLALSQADEALAGDISGMTDSLGVAFNSTLVALVISIFMMLFLHSLQRLQDGQLVKTQSYCDDFFIKRITK, from the coding sequence ATGAAAAATATATTCACGACTTTTCTTGCTCTGGTTTTCTCCGGTATCGTCGTTCACATCCTTTACGTCAGTTACATTTGGCCCGAAGCAGATCAGGCACTGGCAATTGCGAAACAGGCCGGCATATCGGCCCCCCGTGATCTGGCCGTCATCCTCAAAGACACGGAACAGGAAATCTGCTTCATCCTCATGCTTTGGGGATTTCTGCTGATAATTGGAAAATCCTGGCAGATTGTAAATGAATGGCACTTATATTCTGTCGACCTTCTGGGCAACACTGCTGATCCGTCGGAAACACTGGATACAAAAGAAGCCCTCAAGAAAACACTTCACGAAATTGAGGAACTGTCCGACACAGTTGTTCAAACGCCTCTCATCCAGACCCTGATCAATAGTATCAGACGTTATCTGATCACAAATGACGTGCACAGCACATCCGAAGCAATCACCTTGAGCGTCGATGCACTTGCCATGCGTCAAGAGGCCGAAAACACCGTCATTCGGTATATTATCTGGGCTATTCCTTCTATCGGTTTTATTGGAACAGTCCGGGGTATCGGGCTCGCTTTGTCTCAGGCAGACGAAGCGCTGGCAGGCGATATTTCAGGAATGACAGACAGTCTTGGCGTCGCCTTCAATTCAACACTGGTTGCGTTGGTCATCAGTATTTTCATGATGCTCTTTTTACACAGCCTCCAAAGACTGCAGGATGGGCAACTCGTCAAAACACAGTCTTATTGCGATGACTTTTTTATAAAACGCATTACGAAATAG
- a CDS encoding SUMF1/EgtB/PvdO family nonheme iron enzyme: MSEFKKQIEKAQTRQRVIILSSAVIALAAFLIMAASVFLLKGTIIQIQPLDAQQNARVSVLNGMAVYFDGSLLSLSRFPTIEVSSEGFKPGRKQISAQEEGAVAQITLEPLPATIRLTTNIDNEDTAWFINGQRVEVTSSLVRELEAGEYKITASHPYYDPVTLPLTLKRADLVEKQIDLSLLTGRLEISSLPKEAQLSIGSKDPVLLPVNEQLTGGQYQLTISKENYVPITDSVEITNTNKVIVRQYRLKQRPASVNISVFPTGGKLTLNGKPVKTGQALELSPNQRYFLKYYKKGFGSTERTLNLSPGQTVSLALKLKLKLGNVILKASPAASVFIDGKPVGNTPLSLRLPAYEHKISFHKQGYQTEVRTILPSPKTDKSLTVTLSTQAEARRSKAKASYKNALGQSMILFKPNKIILGAPRSEKGQRANEFIRNVTLKRYFYVSETEVTAAQFRQYKPGKTTTASSLPITNVSWLEAAKFCNWLSQRENLEPFYRIKKGQAVQFNPQANGYRLPSEAEWEWLARKANKRQQTKFTWGDEDIIPEEAGNIADEAARGKTRFFVPNYIDGHATVAPVSSYPKEPSQLFDIFGNVAEWVTDYYSLLPPDKGAEFVDPLGAEVSDKHVVKGASWASGSLTELRPSFRAPAMDGSDKIGFRIARYL, translated from the coding sequence ATGAGCGAATTTAAAAAGCAGATTGAAAAAGCCCAAACAAGGCAACGGGTGATCATTTTATCCTCTGCTGTAATTGCGTTGGCCGCGTTTCTGATTATGGCTGCTTCTGTTTTCCTGCTCAAAGGCACAATCATCCAAATACAGCCGTTAGACGCACAGCAAAATGCCAGGGTATCTGTGTTAAATGGAATGGCGGTGTATTTTGACGGCTCCCTCCTCTCACTTTCTCGGTTTCCAACCATTGAAGTCTCCAGTGAGGGATTTAAACCCGGCCGAAAACAAATCTCCGCTCAGGAAGAAGGGGCTGTCGCTCAAATTACGCTAGAGCCTTTGCCGGCCACTATCAGGCTCACTACAAACATCGACAATGAAGACACCGCCTGGTTCATTAACGGTCAGCGCGTAGAGGTCACATCTTCGCTGGTCAGGGAATTAGAGGCTGGCGAGTACAAGATTACCGCCTCACATCCTTATTATGATCCGGTGACGCTGCCCCTCACGTTGAAACGTGCGGATCTGGTCGAAAAACAAATTGATCTTAGTCTCCTGACCGGTCGTCTGGAAATAAGCTCACTTCCAAAAGAAGCCCAGCTTTCAATTGGCTCAAAAGACCCCGTTCTTTTACCCGTCAATGAACAACTCACAGGCGGTCAGTATCAGCTAACCATTTCAAAAGAAAATTATGTACCAATTACCGACAGTGTCGAAATTACAAACACCAATAAAGTAATTGTCCGCCAATACCGATTGAAGCAGAGACCTGCTTCCGTGAATATTTCGGTTTTTCCCACTGGCGGAAAACTGACCCTGAATGGCAAACCGGTGAAGACCGGTCAAGCGTTAGAGCTGTCTCCCAATCAGCGCTATTTTCTAAAATATTACAAAAAGGGATTTGGCAGCACGGAGAGAACACTCAACCTGTCCCCAGGGCAAACCGTTTCCCTGGCTCTCAAACTCAAGCTAAAACTCGGAAATGTGATTCTAAAGGCCAGTCCGGCGGCCTCTGTTTTTATCGACGGAAAGCCAGTTGGTAACACCCCGTTAAGCCTCAGGCTGCCAGCATACGAGCATAAAATCTCGTTTCATAAACAAGGATACCAGACGGAAGTCCGCACCATTTTACCGTCCCCCAAAACGGATAAGTCTTTGACGGTGACACTATCAACGCAAGCCGAGGCGCGACGGAGCAAAGCCAAAGCGTCCTACAAAAACGCCCTTGGTCAATCGATGATCCTGTTCAAACCGAACAAAATCATTTTGGGGGCGCCACGCTCAGAAAAAGGACAGCGGGCCAACGAGTTCATTCGCAATGTAACGTTAAAACGGTATTTCTATGTTTCCGAAACGGAGGTAACAGCAGCCCAGTTTCGACAGTACAAACCGGGGAAAACGACGACTGCATCGTCCTTACCGATTACGAATGTATCCTGGCTGGAGGCCGCCAAATTTTGCAACTGGCTCAGTCAACGGGAAAATCTGGAACCCTTTTACCGAATTAAAAAAGGTCAGGCAGTGCAATTCAATCCACAGGCAAATGGCTACCGATTGCCTAGCGAGGCTGAATGGGAATGGCTCGCCCGCAAGGCCAACAAGCGGCAACAAACAAAATTTACATGGGGCGATGAGGATATTATTCCAGAAGAGGCCGGTAATATTGCCGACGAAGCTGCCCGCGGTAAAACACGGTTTTTTGTGCCAAACTATATTGATGGCCATGCAACGGTTGCCCCTGTTTCCAGCTATCCCAAAGAACCGTCACAATTGTTTGATATATTTGGAAATGTCGCGGAATGGGTAACCGATTATTATTCTTTACTACCGCCCGACAAAGGAGCGGAATTTGTTGACCCTCTGGGAGCGGAAGTCTCGGATAAGCATGTGGTGAAGGGCGCAAGTTGGGCGTCCGGTAGTCTCACTGAACTACGCCCGTCTTTTCGCGCACCCGCTATGGACGGTTCTGATAAAATCGGTTTTAGAATAGCGCGCTACCTATAG